The window GCCCCAAAAGTACAAGGGTTAGTTAAATACTGTACATCCTCTTATACACCAATCTACATTTTCTGGCGTAGTCCTTGGCATATTGCCATAATTGCTGATACTTTTTGATCATCAATTTTCCCCATGCGTTTATTCCTGCTGTCATAACAAATTGATTTTAAAATGTAAAGATAGACACATTACATTTAGTTTACAATTAGTTAACGTTAAATTTACATATAAATTACATTGGAGTCATCATTCTTGTGGTTTTTGGTGGTCAACGGTTTGTATTTCAGGTAGATATGCTAATCGTACAAGGTGTTGATATCTGCTTCTGCGATATCCACTAAAAGTTGTCCCATTTTGGCGCAGACCATGTTAAAGAACACTTCTCCTTTTTCAGCTGTTGCCTTGCTTGGGTCGCCGACTCCGGTGTCTTCACTTATTTTGGACCACGGGCGTTCGGTCCAGGCCCATCCTTCGGAAAAGGCTTTTATTTTGTTCTTGAATTCCTTGCCGCTTCCCCAATCTTCTCTGGGCAATACCAGTTCAGGGGTCAAGTGCAGAATCAAGCTGGTCTCCATTTCATCGGCATGGTCTCCCGGTAGTTCAAACACCCCGGATTCACTGCCGAGTTTAAACCAGTTGGTGACGCAAAGGAACATTTCAGGAAAAAGAAGTCCCAATTCCCGCACGATGGCTTTCCAATTGTTTCCGCCATGACTGTTCAGGATCATGAACTTTTTTACGCCCTGACGGTCCAACACGGTAAGGATGTCCTTCAAAATGGCGAATTGGGTACTAGGGTTCAGGTTCATGTCCAAGTAGATATCCGACTGCCCCGTGTTCACCCCAAATGGAATGGTAGGTAGCACAACCACCTTGCTCCCTTTTTCCCATGCAATACGTGCCGATTCCTCGGCGATTGAGGTTCCTTCGATGACATCGGTGGCGTAGGGGAGGTGGTAGTTATGGGCTTCTGTGGCACCCCAGGGCAGTACGGCGAGGTCGAAGGATTCGTTTTTTAAGTGTTTCCAATTGGTCTCGGCCAAAATATAGGGTCTGGGCATGTATCTAGTGAATTAGGTTGAACAAAAAAAGCCGTCATGTTTTGATGACGGCTTTTAAATTAATTGTTTTTGAGGTTATCCCAAAAATGGATATCGATAATCTTCAGGAGTCACAAAAGTTTCCTTGATCAATCTAGGGGAAACCCATCTGAGCAAGTTCTGCATAGATCCGGCTTTATCATTGGTTCCGGAAGCCCGTGCTCCACCGAAGGGTTGTTGTCCCACGACGGCCCCTGTAGGTTTATCGTTGATGTAGAAGTTACCGGCTGCATTCTGTAATGCTTTCGTGGCTTCGTCGATGGAGTAGCGGTCGCCTGATAGGACAGCTCCCGTCAAACCATATTCAGAGGTGCCGTCCACCAATTTCAAGGTTTCGCTCCAGTCTTTGTCCTCATACACATACACGGTGACCACAGGGCCAAAAAGCTCGGTGTACATGGTCTCGTACTGTGGATTGGTGGTCAGGATTACGGTCGGCTCAATAAAGTAACCTACGGATTTATCGTAATTTCCTCCGGCAATAATCTCGGCATCTTTATCTTCTTTGGCCTTGTCGATGTACTTCGCCAATTTATCGAAAGCGCCTTCATGGATCACGGCGGTAATAAAATTGCTCATGTCCTCGGGTGACCCCGGTTTGTTGAACGAAGCAATATCCTTTTTGACCAATTCCAAGATTTCATTGGCTGTGGACTTGGGCAGATATACCCTTGATGCCGCACTACATTTTTGTCCTTGGAACTCGAATGCCCCTCGGGTAATGGCTGTGGCCACTTGTTGTGGTTTTGCCGTAGGGTGGGCAATGATGAAATCCTTGCCTCCAGTTTCGCCAACAATTCTTGGGTAGGTTTTGTAGTTGTGGATGTTGTTTCCTATTTGTTTCCAAAGCGATTTAAAAACATCCGTAGAGCCGGTAAAGTGAATCCCAGAAAAATCTGGGCTGGCAAGTACGGTATCGGAAATCATGACCGGGTCTCCGTACACCACGTTGATGACCCCGTCGGGCAGTCCAGCTTCCTTGAACACATCCACGATGATTTTGGCGGAATAGATTTGGCTATCACTTGGTTTCCAAACTACTACGTTGCCCATCATGGCCGCGCTTGCGGGAAGGTTTCCGGCGATGGCGGTAAAGTTGAACGGGGTGATGGCGTAAACAAATCCTTCCAGCGGACGATACTCTACGCGGTTCCAAACGCCTTCGGACGATTCGGGTTGCTCCCCGTAAATCTGGGACATGTACTCTACGTTGAAACGCAAAAAGTCGACAATTTCGCAAGCAGAGTCGATTTCGGCCTGATAAATATTTTTGGATTGCCCCAGCATGGTGGCGGCGTTCATTTTTTGGCGGTAGGGTCCTGCAATCAGCTCGGCAGCCTTCAGAAAAACGGCGGCGCGCTGTTCCCAAGTAAGGTCGGCCCACTGCTTTCTTGCTTCCAAACAGTTGGAAATGGCCTTCTCCACATGACTTTTTTCTGCCAAGTGGTAATGCCCCAATATGTGCTTATGGTCGTGGGGAGGAGAGAGTGGCTTGGTGTTGCCTGTCTTTATATCTTCGCTACCGATATAAAGTGGAATGTCCACTTTTTGGTTGTAGAATGCCTTATATTGATTCAGTACTTCTTCTCGTTCGGGAGAACCTGGAGCATAGCTCAATACAGGTTCGTTGTAAGCCGTCGGAACTTGAAAAAATCCTTTTCCCATAGAAATGTCTTTTTAGTGTTTTACAATTCTATCAAAGGTAGTGAAACCTGTAGGGAATATAAAATGACCCGTACTAGTTTATCGCAAATGGCGCCGCAAACTTGAAAGTGGGAATGTCCACTTCAAACTCCTTGGCGTTGGTAAAGTTGACCATGTGGTAGTGACCACGCATGGCTCCTACGGGCGACGCCAAAAGGCAACCTGAACTGTACGTATGGGAACCACCCGGCTTTATCACTGGTTTTCGGCCGATAACACCTTCGCCGTCAATGGTCTCCATTTCCTTAAGGGCGTCGAACACATCCCAGTGCCTTGCGGTGAGCTGTACGGTATCCTTGCTGAGGTTTTCTATACAAATGGTGTAGCCAAACGCATAGTGCACCTTGTAGTTTTTGAAGAAAGTGCCCTCAAAAGTGGTGCGGACCGAAACTTTGATTCCTTTAGTGACCTGTGTAAACATATCAATTATAGGTAAAGACACTTCCCGTGAACGTCACGATAATGGTCAAAAAGGCCAATATCATGAAAATGGTATTCAGGAAAATGTATTTCACAATAGTTTTAAATCTTCCCTGTCCGTAGAATTTTCGCATGGCCTTGTACAGGTAAATGCCAAAAATCAACAAAAAGATTCCCGAGCTGTTCCAGTTGAAAATGGTATCCAATGTAAGGCTAAGGATGAGCAAGATAAATAAGAGCGATTGATTGTGGAAACTAAAGATAAGATGATCGGTGTAGGTATTATTATTTCTGATGTACACCAACCAAATGAACACGGTGAACACAGGCATAAAGAAAAATATGATGAAAGGAAGCTTGGAAATGGTATTGTTGATCCATCTTCCCGGCGAACTCATAATCTTCCAGATGCTATTGGAAAAGTTAAAGGCCATTTTGTTGGTCGTGGTTTCTTCCACACCATATTTTTCCCGCGCCTCATCAAAACTATATAGCGTGTCCTGTTTGATGAAATAGCCGAAAAACTCCGCTTTTTTGGAGAAGTTTTCCAGCCCGGACCCATTCCCCAAACTTTTAAAATAGGCCCCAGGGTCCGCCTGCATCAAGGAATCCTTTTTCCTTTCTTTGCGCTGTGCACTTTGCACAAACACCCCGATGGAGTCCATGTATTGGAGCTGTTCGGACAATTTTGGGTCGGCCTTCTTGATGGAGTCCAACTTGTTCATGCCCAGCAAAACACCGGGATTTGTTTTCTTTAAGGAGTCCAACATGTTTTTGGTCTTATCGGACTGTTCTTCGAGCGCCGTGCTGTCCACTTCAAAATTGCCGGAGTCCACATCAAAACTGATCGGGGAGCCGCCATAAATATTCCCGTCGAATTCCCTTGCGGCCTTGTCCAAACCCGTAAAATTATTGTTGTAAGTAAACATCAAAAAGTAGAGAAAGGCCAAGCTCAACAAAAAGCGGAAAGGATTGGTGTAGGTGATCCGTTTGCCATTTACATAGTCCTTTGTGATGCTACCCGGCCTAAGTAAAAGAGCGGAAAGGGTTTTTAGCAGTTTGGAGTCGTAGTTGATCAGCCCGGAGAAGAACTCGTCCAAGAAATCCTTAAGCGTTAGTTTTTTGGTGCTGTTGGCCTGGGAGCAATTGGGGCAGTACCTGTCACTAATGTCCAATGGGTGGCCGCAGTTTAAGCACTCCACGCCACGGAACTTCAGTTCGTACCGTCCTTTGGTAATCAACCCACCCTTTTTGGCCATATAGTTTAGATAAGGATAGGGTAAAGATAATTAATTGCTGATATTTTGAGAGTTTACGGAGCCTATACCTATTATACTATCGTACATTTCACCAAAATCACGGTAGTACACCAAGATGAGATAGTTGTTTTCGGTAAAATGGAAATTGCCGCTGACCAAATTGGGTTCTAGGGTTCCGTCTTCGCGCTGCACTACATATTTATAATTGTAAAACCCTTGTTTAATGGGCAGGGTCACTTCAAATTTCCCGCTTTCTTCATTAAAGGTCATCTTGTTCTCCTCGGAAAGTGCGTAGTTGTTGAACTTTCCGATGACGTACACATCATCCAATCCAATCAAGTTACTGTAGGGTAGACTAAAGTGCACTTTGGAATATTCCGCTTCGCGGGAAACATCCTCTCCTTGCATTGTCCTGACCACAAAATCCCCATTGATATCAGGAAAGTAGGTGTATTCCTGGTCGAAACGATATTGATTCGTGAACAGGTAGTGGTGGTACACCTCCCTCATTTCAATCTTGGAAATGGCAAAAGTGGGCGACCTGAGGTCTTTTGTGTCAAAATTCAGGTATTCATTGCCCCCGAAAAAACTGGTTTCTTCATTGTAACGATACACGAGTTCGGTACCAATGGTGAATTGGGGTGGAATGTTGTAGAGTGCCGTGGGCCATTGGTGGTTCTGGATGATGGCCACCTTGATTTCCCGCTTTGGATTGACCACGTTGAAACCAGCGGTGTTGATGGTAAATTGCACCACTTGCTTGGTGTTGATGAAATTGAAGTCCCTTGACCTTTTTACCACACCGGCCACATTCACCACATTTCGGTATACCACAAACCTTCTGGAAAACTGAAGGTCGCCATAACTGTTGTATACCTCCAGTACGTAGTTGCCGCTAACCCTTAACCTCACGTTTTGATTGGGAATGGTGAGTCGATAGTTGGAATAGGGCTGTAGTGTGGTATAGCTGTTTTCGTAGTCGATAATACGCTGGTTGTCCGCCCCGTCCAGATATTGGGATTTTAACAATTGGGATGGTGTCCAATCGTAATCGCAATGAAAGATTTTGTAATAGTAGTCCTGTTCATTGGCCATCAGGTCGTCGAACTCCAAGGTGATGGGCTCGCCCAGTTGGATGACGGGAAATTGATCTTCCGTCGGCCCCTTGAAAACAATCGATTTGATATTCTCCGGTGGCTCCACCTCCTCCATCACTTGGCCAAAAGTTGGCTGGGCCATCAAACCGAAAAGAACTAAAATGTAGGTTAAACGCATCTGGGACACTATTTTGTGGTAAAGTTAAACAAAAACTGTGCTCGATGAAGTAAGCTCGTTATAATCCCAATTTTATAGTTAATTATTATGAAAACAATCCTTTTAGTGCTATTTTTGCGTTCGATTTTGATAACCTAAGGTCTACAATAATATGTCTAAAGACATCCGGATTAAAAAGGGGTTGAACATCAACCTCGTCGGGGCAGCAGAGCAGACTATAGCCAATGCCGTTGCGAGTAACGTATATGCCCTGAACTTAGATGATTTCCACGGAATCACTCCAAAAATGTTGATTAAGGAAGGCGAAGAGATAAAAGCGGGCGAGCCCATCTTTTATAACAAGAACAACGAAGACATGCACTTCGTTTCCCCTGTCAGCGGAGAACTTGTGGAAATCGTTAGGGGGGCTAGGAGGCGAATCTTAACGCTAAAGATTCTTGCCGATAAGGAACAGCAATACATGATCAACAAGGTGCCGGATTTGGATACGGCCGATGGTGAGGCCATTAAATCCTACCTTTTACAGTGTGGTGGATGGCCCTTTATCAAGCAAAGACCTTACGATGTGATCGCTGATCCCAATGCCACTCCCAAAGCTATTTTTATTTCCGCCTATTCCACGGCTCCTTTGGAGGCCGACCCGGATTTTGCCTTAAGGGGCAAGGAGCAGGAAATCCAAGCTGCAATAATGGGATTGAGTAAAATGACCCCTGGAAAAATCCATGTTACAGTTGGGAAGGGCAATGCAAGGTCACCTTTTGTTGATTTAAAAGGAGTTGAGCTTCATAGAATCACAGGTCCACACCCAGCAGGATTGGTAGGTACACAAATAAATAAAATAGACCCCATCAACAAGGGTGAGGTGGTTTGGACCCTTTCACCACAGGACGTTGTGATGTTGGGTGAGCTTTTGCTGACCGGTAAATTCAATGCTGAGCGAATAGTTGCGTTGGTTGGTTCCGTAATCAAAGCACCGAAATACTACAGGACCAAGATCGGGGCTGAAATCTCTACCTTTTTATATGCCAGCGGCGTAACGGAAGATAGGTTCAGGTTGATCAATGGCGATGTGCTGACAGGTACCAAAACCAATACTGAAGGATATTTGGGCTTCTACAATAATACGGTTACGGCCATTCCAGAAGGCGACGATTATGAGTTTTTTGGATGGAACAAGCCGGTTTTCGATAAAATATCGTCCACAAGGGCACTGACCTTTTCTTGGTTGCAGCCCAAAAAGAAATACGATTTAGATACCAATACCAATGGCGAGCACAGGGCTTTCGTGGTAACGGGAAGGTATGAGGAGGTTTTTCCAATGGATATCTACCCGCTTCAATTGTTAAAGGCCTGCATGGTAAAGGATTTGGACGAAATGGAACAATTGGGCCTTTATGAAGTGGCCCCTGAGGATTTCTCTTTGACGGAATTCATCTGTATTTCAAAACAACCGCACCAACAAATAATCAGGGAAGGATTGGATTTGTTACAAAAAGAATTAGGATAATATGGCTTTGAAAGAAAAATTACATCAGTTAAAACTTAAGTATCAGGGCAAAAAAATGGCCCCGGCCTTTAACGCACTGCATACTTTTCTTTATACTCCCAATGAAACGACCCATTCGGGGGCTCACGTTCGTGCTGCTGACGATTTGAAACGTACCATGAACACCGTTATTTTGTCGTTGGTGCCCTGTTTGTTGTTCGGAATGTTCAACGCAGGATATCAACATTATTCGGCAATCAACGGTTTTCCTGAGAATTTCTCCCTTTTCGAGCATTTCTTGACTTGGGACAATTTCTGGGTTGGAGTTACTACCGTATTGCCGTTGGTCATTGTTTCTTACGGTGTCGGTTTGGCCATCGAATTCTTGTTTGCCGTAATCAAGGGACACGAAGTAGAGGAAGGATACTTGGTAACAGGTATGTTGGTTCCTTTGATCGTGCCGGTTGATACTCCACTTTGGATGTTGGCCGTCGCCGTTGTATTTGGCGTTGTTATCGGTAAGGAAGTGTTCGGAGGCACCGGAATGAATATTTTAAATCCCGCTTTGACGATTAGGGCCTTTTTGTTCTTCGCCTATCCAACTTGGATGAGTGGTGACAAAGTTTGGGTGCACGAAGCTGTGGAAAGAGCAGGTACTGCCGACGCCATTTCTGGAGAGACCATTCTTGGGTCCTTGGCGCAAGGCTCGGACTATTCCTATTCCTTGGCTGATATGTTCTACGGATTTATCCCAGGTTCAGTGGGTGAAACATCTACCTTGTTGATTCTTTTGGGAGGACTCTTCTTGATTTTTTCCAAGATAGCGTCATGGCGCATCATGGTGAGTGCCGTAATCGGTGCCTTGGCCATGGGACTTATCTTTAATGGTATCGTGGACGCTGGATGGCTTCCCGAGTACAGCAAGTTCTACACTTTGATGAGCTTCCCCTTCTGGCAGCATTTGATTGTAGGAGGTTTGGCTTTCGGTATCGTTTTCATGGCAACCGACCCGGTAACGGGTTCACAGACCAATAAAGGAAAATGGTACTACGGATTCTTCATCGGATTCCTGTCCGTCATGATTAGGGTGTTCAACCCAGGATATCCAGAAGGCGTATTCTTGGCCATCCTATTGATGAACGTATTTGCACCTACCATCGACCACTACGTGGTCAAGGGCAATATCAAAAAGAGATTGAAGAGATTGAAAACTGCAACCATCTATCCCAAAGCTTCGGATGAGGTTGATTCACTAAAAACGGAAACAGCGTAATTATGGCAGTCAATACAGAAAAGAATGGCTATACTGTAATTTTTGCAGTGCTAATGGTTGTTGTTGTCGGATCGCTCCTTGCTTTTGTTGCGTCCGGCCTTAAGCCAATGATAGATGAGAACGTGCGCTTTGAAAAGCAACAGAACATCCTTTATGCCATGGGTGTCAATGAGAATGAAGGCGATGGAGATGTTTCTTTTGTGCCTACTTCCGAGGTAGAGGGCGCATTTTCAAAATACATCACCCAACAATTGGTATGGGACGGTTCCCAAGTGGTTGAAAGGGACAACGCCTATTTGATCAACGTAGAGAAGGCACTCGCTGAAGCCAAAAGCGGTGGAAACGCAGAACTTCCGCTCTTGGTCGGAGAAAAGGACGGTGAGAAATATTATATCATCCCTATGTACGGTAAAGGACTTTGGGATGCTATTTGGGGATATATGTCCGTTGGTGAGAATATGGAAATCAAAGGGGTCTTTTTTGATCACAAAGGAGAAACACCCGGACTCGGTTCCAACATTAACCAACGTTTCTTTATGGATGACTTTAAAGGAGAATCCGTAATGGACGGGGACACTTATGAAGGTGTACAGGTGGCCAAAGGAAACAATGACCCCCTTAACGAAAATAAAGAAGACAATGAAGTGGATGCTTTGGCAGGTGCTACCATTACCGGAAACGGGGTAAGCGCCATGATCAAAGAGAGCTTGAAGCTTTACAAACCTTATTTACAAACTATTAGATCCAATTAATATGGCGCTACTATCAAAAAAAGATGCAAATCTTATAAAAGACCCGTTGGCCGATAACAACCCCATTACCATTCAGGTATTGGGTATCTGTTCTGCCTTGGCGATTACCGCAGAATTGAAAGCTTCGGTAGTGATGGCGATATCCGTATTGTTTGTAATGGGAGTAGGTAACGTGGTCATATCATTGATCAGGAATATTATCCCTTCCAAAATCAGGATTATTGTCCAGTTGGTGGTTGTTGCCGCCTTGGTAATTATTGTGGATCAAGTGTTGAAGGCATTCGCTTACGACCTTAGTAAAACCTTGTCCGTATTTATTGGACTTATCATTACCAACTGTATCATCATGGGACGTTTTGAGGCATTCGCACTCGGAAACGGACCAAGAAGAGCTTTTCTTGATGGGATCGGAAACGCGTTGGGATATGGAGTTATCCTTGTAATTGTTGGTTTCTTTAGGGAACTTTTAGGTTCCGGGACATTGTTCGGAATCAAAGTTCTTGGAGACCCCATCGCCAAAACCGGATTGTACTCCATCGGATACGAGAACAACGGTTTTATGATCATACCGCCTGCAGCGCTGATTGTCGTAGGAATCATTATATGGGTGCAACGTTCCAGAAACAGGGCATTAATTGAAGAAGCATAAACTGAGGAAGCATGTTAGAGCATTTAGAATTATTTTTTAGATCAATCTTCGTAGACAATATGGTGTTTGCGGTCTTTTTGGGCATGTGCTCCTATTTGGCCGTATCCAAAAAAGTGACCACAGCTGTAGGTTTGGGGGCAGCCGTAATATTCGTATTGGGTGTTACCGTACCATTGAACTGGTTGTTGGACAAATATTTGCTTCAAGATGGAGCTTTGGTATGGTTGGGTCCTGAATATGCCGATTATGACCTAAGCTTTTTGTCCTTCATTCTTTTTATTGCAACTATCGCGACGATGGTTCAGCTGGTAGAAATTGTAGTGGAGAAATTTTCTCCATCCTTGTACAACTCCTTGGGTATCTTTTTGCCATTGATTGCGGTAAACTGTGCCATTCTTGGGGGGTCTTTGTTCATGCAGACCAGGGATATCCCTAACATCGGTTTGGCATTGAACTACGGAATCAGTTCCGGTATTGGTTGGTTCTTGGCTATTTTGGCCATTGCCGCCATCCGTGAAAAGATTCGTTACTCCAATGTGCCCGCACCCTTGCGCGGATTGGGCATTACCTTTATCATAACAGGTTTGATGGGAATCGGGTTCCAAAGCTTCGGTGGTATGCTTACCGGGGATAACGAACCACCAGAGGAGACCCAAAACACCACTGTGGAGACCCAAAAGGAAAAAGAAATTAAAAAAGAGATTGATGAAGACGAAAAAGCAATCTCTTATAACGAAGCCTTAAACAAATAAAAGATGATATTAGCCGCAAGTACCGGAGGTACTATCTTAATAACAGTAGTTGCATTTCTTGTTTTGTTGTTAGTGTTGGTGGCATTGTTGCTGTTCACTAAGGAAAAATTATCACCATCTGGCCCCGTAACCATTACCATTAATGGCGAAAAGGAGTTGGAAGTGGGTTCTGGTGGATCGTTGTTGTCCACTTTGGGTAATCAAAAAATATTCTTGCCATCCGCTTGTGGTGGTGGTGGAACCTGTATCCAGTGCGAGTGCCATGTGCTATCCGGTGGAGGAGAGGCGCTTCCTACGGAAACTCCTCATTTTTCCAAAAAGGAATTGCAAGAAGGAGCGCGTTTGGCCTGTCAGGTCAAAGTAAAGCAGGATATGGAAATTACGATTCCAGAAGAGGTGTTCGGTATCAAAAAATGGGATGCCAAAGTAGTGCGTAATTATAACGTAGCCTCTTTCATCAAAGAATTCGTAGTGGAAATCCCAGAGGATATGAACTACAAGGCTGGTGGATATATCCAAATTGAAATTCCTCCATGTGAGGTCAAATATTCGGATATCGATATCACCGCTCACCCGGAGGAGCATGAAACTCCAGACAAGTTCCAAGCGGAGTGGGATAAATTCAATTTGTGGCCATTGGTCATGAAGAACCCTGAGACGGTTGAGAGA is drawn from Flagellimonas sp. MMG031 and contains these coding sequences:
- the nqrE gene encoding NADH:ubiquinone reductase (Na(+)-transporting) subunit E, encoding MLEHLELFFRSIFVDNMVFAVFLGMCSYLAVSKKVTTAVGLGAAVIFVLGVTVPLNWLLDKYLLQDGALVWLGPEYADYDLSFLSFILFIATIATMVQLVEIVVEKFSPSLYNSLGIFLPLIAVNCAILGGSLFMQTRDIPNIGLALNYGISSGIGWFLAILAIAAIREKIRYSNVPAPLRGLGITFIITGLMGIGFQSFGGMLTGDNEPPEETQNTTVETQKEKEIKKEIDEDEKAISYNEALNK
- a CDS encoding NADH:ubiquinone reductase (Na(+)-transporting) subunit B, whose product is MALKEKLHQLKLKYQGKKMAPAFNALHTFLYTPNETTHSGAHVRAADDLKRTMNTVILSLVPCLLFGMFNAGYQHYSAINGFPENFSLFEHFLTWDNFWVGVTTVLPLVIVSYGVGLAIEFLFAVIKGHEVEEGYLVTGMLVPLIVPVDTPLWMLAVAVVFGVVIGKEVFGGTGMNILNPALTIRAFLFFAYPTWMSGDKVWVHEAVERAGTADAISGETILGSLAQGSDYSYSLADMFYGFIPGSVGETSTLLILLGGLFLIFSKIASWRIMVSAVIGALAMGLIFNGIVDAGWLPEYSKFYTLMSFPFWQHLIVGGLAFGIVFMATDPVTGSQTNKGKWYYGFFIGFLSVMIRVFNPGYPEGVFLAILLMNVFAPTIDHYVVKGNIKKRLKRLKTATIYPKASDEVDSLKTETA
- the pruA gene encoding L-glutamate gamma-semialdehyde dehydrogenase; translation: MGKGFFQVPTAYNEPVLSYAPGSPEREEVLNQYKAFYNQKVDIPLYIGSEDIKTGNTKPLSPPHDHKHILGHYHLAEKSHVEKAISNCLEARKQWADLTWEQRAAVFLKAAELIAGPYRQKMNAATMLGQSKNIYQAEIDSACEIVDFLRFNVEYMSQIYGEQPESSEGVWNRVEYRPLEGFVYAITPFNFTAIAGNLPASAAMMGNVVVWKPSDSQIYSAKIIVDVFKEAGLPDGVINVVYGDPVMISDTVLASPDFSGIHFTGSTDVFKSLWKQIGNNIHNYKTYPRIVGETGGKDFIIAHPTAKPQQVATAITRGAFEFQGQKCSAASRVYLPKSTANEILELVKKDIASFNKPGSPEDMSNFITAVIHEGAFDKLAKYIDKAKEDKDAEIIAGGNYDKSVGYFIEPTVILTTNPQYETMYTELFGPVVTVYVYEDKDWSETLKLVDGTSEYGLTGAVLSGDRYSIDEATKALQNAAGNFYINDKPTGAVVGQQPFGGARASGTNDKAGSMQNLLRWVSPRLIKETFVTPEDYRYPFLG
- a CDS encoding Na(+)-translocating NADH-quinone reductase subunit C; translated protein: MAVNTEKNGYTVIFAVLMVVVVGSLLAFVASGLKPMIDENVRFEKQQNILYAMGVNENEGDGDVSFVPTSEVEGAFSKYITQQLVWDGSQVVERDNAYLINVEKALAEAKSGGNAELPLLVGEKDGEKYYIIPMYGKGLWDAIWGYMSVGENMEIKGVFFDHKGETPGLGSNINQRFFMDDFKGESVMDGDTYEGVQVAKGNNDPLNENKEDNEVDALAGATITGNGVSAMIKESLKLYKPYLQTIRSN
- a CDS encoding Na(+)-translocating NADH-quinone reductase subunit A, with the translated sequence MSKDIRIKKGLNINLVGAAEQTIANAVASNVYALNLDDFHGITPKMLIKEGEEIKAGEPIFYNKNNEDMHFVSPVSGELVEIVRGARRRILTLKILADKEQQYMINKVPDLDTADGEAIKSYLLQCGGWPFIKQRPYDVIADPNATPKAIFISAYSTAPLEADPDFALRGKEQEIQAAIMGLSKMTPGKIHVTVGKGNARSPFVDLKGVELHRITGPHPAGLVGTQINKIDPINKGEVVWTLSPQDVVMLGELLLTGKFNAERIVALVGSVIKAPKYYRTKIGAEISTFLYASGVTEDRFRLINGDVLTGTKTNTEGYLGFYNNTVTAIPEGDDYEFFGWNKPVFDKISSTRALTFSWLQPKKKYDLDTNTNGEHRAFVVTGRYEEVFPMDIYPLQLLKACMVKDLDEMEQLGLYEVAPEDFSLTEFICISKQPHQQIIREGLDLLQKELG
- the apaG gene encoding Co2+/Mg2+ efflux protein ApaG, with the protein product MFTQVTKGIKVSVRTTFEGTFFKNYKVHYAFGYTICIENLSKDTVQLTARHWDVFDALKEMETIDGEGVIGRKPVIKPGGSHTYSSGCLLASPVGAMRGHYHMVNFTNAKEFEVDIPTFKFAAPFAIN
- a CDS encoding NADH:ubiquinone reductase (Na(+)-transporting) subunit D, coding for MALLSKKDANLIKDPLADNNPITIQVLGICSALAITAELKASVVMAISVLFVMGVGNVVISLIRNIIPSKIRIIVQLVVVAALVIIVDQVLKAFAYDLSKTLSVFIGLIITNCIIMGRFEAFALGNGPRRAFLDGIGNALGYGVILVIVGFFRELLGSGTLFGIKVLGDPIAKTGLYSIGYENNGFMIIPPAALIVVGIIIWVQRSRNRALIEEA
- a CDS encoding creatininase family protein; amino-acid sequence: MPRPYILAETNWKHLKNESFDLAVLPWGATEAHNYHLPYATDVIEGTSIAEESARIAWEKGSKVVVLPTIPFGVNTGQSDIYLDMNLNPSTQFAILKDILTVLDRQGVKKFMILNSHGGNNWKAIVRELGLLFPEMFLCVTNWFKLGSESGVFELPGDHADEMETSLILHLTPELVLPREDWGSGKEFKNKIKAFSEGWAWTERPWSKISEDTGVGDPSKATAEKGEVFFNMVCAKMGQLLVDIAEADINTLYD
- a CDS encoding DUF3667 domain-containing protein yields the protein MAKKGGLITKGRYELKFRGVECLNCGHPLDISDRYCPNCSQANSTKKLTLKDFLDEFFSGLINYDSKLLKTLSALLLRPGSITKDYVNGKRITYTNPFRFLLSLAFLYFLMFTYNNNFTGLDKAAREFDGNIYGGSPISFDVDSGNFEVDSTALEEQSDKTKNMLDSLKKTNPGVLLGMNKLDSIKKADPKLSEQLQYMDSIGVFVQSAQRKERKKDSLMQADPGAYFKSLGNGSGLENFSKKAEFFGYFIKQDTLYSFDEAREKYGVEETTTNKMAFNFSNSIWKIMSSPGRWINNTISKLPFIIFFFMPVFTVFIWLVYIRNNNTYTDHLIFSFHNQSLLFILLILSLTLDTIFNWNSSGIFLLIFGIYLYKAMRKFYGQGRFKTIVKYIFLNTIFMILAFLTIIVTFTGSVFTYN
- a CDS encoding type IX secretion system plug protein domain-containing protein: MRLTYILVLFGLMAQPTFGQVMEEVEPPENIKSIVFKGPTEDQFPVIQLGEPITLEFDDLMANEQDYYYKIFHCDYDWTPSQLLKSQYLDGADNQRIIDYENSYTTLQPYSNYRLTIPNQNVRLRVSGNYVLEVYNSYGDLQFSRRFVVYRNVVNVAGVVKRSRDFNFINTKQVVQFTINTAGFNVVNPKREIKVAIIQNHQWPTALYNIPPQFTIGTELVYRYNEETSFFGGNEYLNFDTKDLRSPTFAISKIEMREVYHHYLFTNQYRFDQEYTYFPDINGDFVVRTMQGEDVSREAEYSKVHFSLPYSNLIGLDDVYVIGKFNNYALSEENKMTFNEESGKFEVTLPIKQGFYNYKYVVQREDGTLEPNLVSGNFHFTENNYLILVYYRDFGEMYDSIIGIGSVNSQNISN
- the nqrF gene encoding NADH:ubiquinone reductase (Na(+)-transporting) subunit F — translated: MILAASTGGTILITVVAFLVLLLVLVALLLFTKEKLSPSGPVTITINGEKELEVGSGGSLLSTLGNQKIFLPSACGGGGTCIQCECHVLSGGGEALPTETPHFSKKELQEGARLACQVKVKQDMEITIPEEVFGIKKWDAKVVRNYNVASFIKEFVVEIPEDMNYKAGGYIQIEIPPCEVKYSDIDITAHPEEHETPDKFQAEWDKFNLWPLVMKNPETVERAYSMASYPAEGREIMLNVRIATPPWDRNKNGWMDVNPGIASSYIFSLKEGDPVTISGPFGEFFINESEAEMLYVGGGAGMAPMRSHLYHLFKTLKTDRKVTYWYGGRSKRELFYIDHFKQLEKEFPNFKFYMALSEPLEEDNWKVKKDINDEEGDGFVGFIHNCVIDNYLNHHETPEDIELYFCGPPLMNKAVQKMGEDFGIPDENIRFDDFGG